The genome window AAAATCGGTCTGGAAAGGAGGTTTACAAGCCTTTGTACCACAACTGAAGCTATCCGTGAGATTTTAAGCTGGTCCAATAGGTTTgtgagctatatatatactactaGACTGAATGTCTGGAGCTAagagagattctactgtcGATGACTCTCATCAGCCTGTAGCATCACAAAACAAGTAGGCCAGTCGGGGCAAGGTACTTCAAATAGTACTGGGAAGCTACACTCTTACTTTCAGACTTATCTGAATAACTAGTAACGAGTAATTTACTGGAAGCTACACTCCTACTTTCATTGATTTCCAGCCTATTAGCTTAGCTGAAAGCAGTCACACATGACCGTGCTAATAAATTAATCTACACTTGGATGAGATTTCTTTAAAAAAAAATGTAAACAGGTACAAAACTTGTTTAACAGGGCAAGCTGTACACATGACAGGCTATAAACGAGGCTAGAGATCACGTGCTTTAATGCTGGTACACTCTAACGGGCTCTTGGTTTGCCTCGTGCACCACATTAACCTCGATTCCATTCTTggctcacataattattataacactttatcttggctaggtgtgttagGGGAGTATAGACCACCCTGTGTGTACCCCTGGTATGAGATTTGTAATGGTAGTATAGTGGTTTAAGTAACGATGTTCATTCACTTGTCAATTGTACCAGGAGTGCTAATAGTTTACCTGTTGTGTGGGCTCTTGTTGGGTGTCCAGGTGAGAGCTGACTTCTCAGGAAATTTTTGACCTCCACCAGATGAGGACAAGTATgagaactgtgtgtgtgtgtgtgtgtgtgtgtgtgtgtgtgtgtgtgtgtgtgtgcacgtgtctGGGTGGGGAAACATAATAGgtacagaggaggttggacgtGCGTCATCATTCACATGACATTCCTAAGGTTCTTGGCTCACATTACCATAGAACAACTGTAAAGGCTACCTCTGGCTTTACTGAGCTTAATTCTATGACACCCGActtgctgtgtctgttgtctggTTGGACCAAGATTAGCTAGGCTACTATATAGTTCAGCAGTGCTGTACGTAGCTTGCACTGTACTGGCTGacaagaatctagtaaacactcttATGCACACAACTGCAAAGGATCGCTGGGAATCGCATTGGTTAATGATATTGTAGTAAGTAGCTAGAGAGTAACAGAAATGTTGTGTAATACCAGCTAGGAAAATCGTTGTCAATAAGCTGTGCAGCTCAGTAGTGCACGTGATcctgtccaacctcctctgggtataCATCATGGTACAATAATGTGTTTACTTGCATGTGCACATATTTGGCTGTAAAGAGACTACTTAGCAgatttctgtgtgtgcattggaGTGACTATAGAAGGCGCATCCATACACGAACACTTCATTCTTTTCAATGGCCATGGAATAAATAAAAAATTAACCTTAATTAACTGACCTTTGGCATGCTATGTATGAATATTAAAtcgaaaaccacaaaatacTTGATGTGCAAATCCTGTACCCACTAGCCCAACAGGTGCATCCACCACTGGTATTTCAGTGATTCTAAGGTTATGGgccacatgtatatatcaaGAGCAGGGCTCGAAATTACAGTCTGACACATGACAAAATCCAGTCATTATGTGCACGTGACAGATCATTGCACGTGTTAGTCAGATATTTTGTCAGAGCATACATGTAGAGCTAGCCAGAGATCGCTATAGGGGTTAGCTATTATAGCACTAGTAAGAGCCCTTGTCAGAGTTTTAGTAGCTCAGAACAAGAAGTGTGGATAAATGGATCAGTGCAAGAATTACAAATTGCCTCatggctgtacatgtacattgaatgtagttagctagctgagagCAAGCAAACTATATGTTTGTTCTCTCTCGCTGGCTGAAGGGTCTTAAATTGCCTCATGGTTGTACATATACATTGAATgcatgtagttagctagctgagagCAAGCAAACTATATGTTTGTTCTCTCTCGCTGGCTGAAGGGTCTCTCACTTTGGCTGGTGTGTCTCTCTCTAAACTATCAGGCCTAAGAAACTTGAATGAGTTTATTGATGGCTCAAGAAATATTTGAGCGTCCAACTTCGAAGATCATGCTGCCAGCCTCATGCACAAGAACCAATGACTGTGTGCCTATGATTATCTGATTTTGAATATGGCCAACTTGATGTTGATTGAATGTCAGAGCAAATTACATGTTGGCGGATCAAAACATTAATTGGACTGACATTTTGACAGTCATGCTAATATTTTTAGCGTGAGCCCtgaagagtagataagagtatcTCTTATcatactcttatctactcttggttaTGGTTATACTTACACCATGGTTcgatttatggcagtaaatcCACCAAGCCCAAGGGCAAGTTGTTTTCAGTGTtagaaataatttttattgactGTATGGTCAAATATTATTTGTGCCTGGTCATACTGACCAGACACATGGAGGAATGCATGGTCATTCTAATTAAACGTCCGGTCAATGACCGATGGCAGTGAGTAATTTCTAACACTGCTAGCCATAAATCCCTAGTATCCATGGTATGAGTGTTATAATCTTACGTGATTGGCTACACGTTGTGAATTTACTCCTCTACCATGGTAACTCCCAATTTAAAAAAAAGCATCGTGGTACAAAGCTTGCTCTgtcaatagctagctacacaggTACCGTATATCTAGTTTGACATCTCTGGTTCGACGCTCCCAAAGAAATGCTGATCTAGCAGACACTCTGAGCACTGCTCTGAGCCACTTCCTCCTGCATGGTCCTCCACTAAGACTAAGCCACACTACCAAGTATTAAATACCACCTGACTCCTACCCATACAGCTAGACATGGTGTTCTCATTAGCTCTAGCTTGAGAATACGAATGACCGGAGCTCCACTCTGCTTGCAGAACAAGAGCCTTACTAATATATTTCTTGTCTCCAGCTATAGATTTAGTATATACAGCAACTAAATACTGGTTAATGGGTtgttttcgtatggtggaaattttcgtatttttcgtattgtaATTTTCGTATTGTAAATATATGAGCAGATATGAAAATCGAACTTAttctatcctgagctgtacaaaatTCAAAACgtaccaacgaaaattaccgcTATGCATTATAGGCCTAGCCTACACAAAGTATAGAGTAGATAAAATTATCTACAAGATCTACATGTCTGGGGAAATATCAGAACATGAGCCATGGGCATatcctagcaactgcatgaaAGTAGTATTAATTGTGGTTTGACCCACTCTACGCATTTCAAGGGCTCCTAATACATGTGCGACTAATTTATGGTGTTACATTCGTATATTGTAATAGTAAAAATAATCACAATCATGTTATCAAAAGtatataagaagagaagagtgtcaaACTACTGATAGCTCTACAcaaaactgtacacaaaactagagcactaaagtacaaaccctcggctggtgacatgacatgattataaagaaaccagaagagttatataatgcagtgcatgtagtgatgaataattatcatgtatgacttattGAACTGTGTAGCACAGAAAATCAGgagctaaaccagactggaggcaggctgaaacatttgagaacaggatatttatatgcactgtggactaggatcacagcaaagaagcctggagtctcatgcagagaagtatggctcctggagtaggattCCAGAGTCACAGAGACaaaccagacacaattctagctttctatcgCATCGACCCTTTTCCACAAACAATCAGTAATTATTGGCCTATGTTTCGAATTATAGCCGCATCTAATTATATTTCAAATAATAGCCGCGTTTAGTAGTACGcaaaaagcttcttagctttagCTCGCTGCGAAACAAAGACttctttgcaaaatctgccaaattttaagccttagttttaatgctacaagtttccctacatacaaattgtgatgcctaaatcaccaggtaagccaaactgagcgacagacacacacacagacagactgacagactactgtaaccgaggccgcctacgcacctcgggttaataacGTGACTGACGTTTACACAAGCTTGCGTATCCATTATGCAATGCAcagtgagtaaagagtgcaagtgaagaggattCGACTATTGTCTCTGTTGAGctgatttttgtgaaaagaTTGTttcctatcagtgtgcagtgagcagctctgaacgttgaacaACTAGCTAGCATcagatgtcataattatgttccatACCCTAAAAACGTCACGATTAAcaggagattactagtaagtttacaAGACGTGCGAGTAATTTTACTTTGTGTACAGTTTTCATGTAGAGCTGCATGTAGTTTGGGGTACTCTTCATttcttataaattatactcttgataCAAGTAGACCTTTGTGTGACTGACTACAAAAACAGTATTCACTCACAGTTGGGCCGAACTTTGGTTTAAACATTGGCACTGGAGAAGGCATCGGAACAgctgcattgtgtgtgtgtgtgtgtgtgtgggggggggggggagacaacaTATTATACAGACTGCAGGATTTCCAATGAAGCTTAGCTGGGTACATATCAGCTGCAAGTAAATGTGCAATGACGGTCAAAGTACTCTTCCATATGTACGTAAAGATGTGACTACTGACTATACAATGTAGGCTACTCACCTGTCGGCTTGAGTGCCAAGTGCCTGGGTGCCGTGTGGAGGTAGGGGCAATCGGAGCGAGTACACCTCGAGTCAAACTTGCACTGAGGGTGTACGTAGAGACACCTCTTCCCGTACTTGCAATCAGGGAAGAGCTTACACGGGACGGTGGGGTGTATGTAGGAGCAGCTGTCCCCGTTCTTACAGTTGGGCCAGAACCGACACCGTTCTCGCACATTGCCATGAGCGTCTTGCTCATTTTGAGTGCCTTTATCTACATGTGGTGTTGAATCAATAGTACAACTAAATCCAcacgcatataattatgtaagaaAAATCTCAAGAGTTAATCAGTCTATACAGGCCACAAGTCATGTGCAGCAGTGCTCACCTTCAAGATCATCATCTTGGTAAGGATCATCTGTTCCATCCAGAGTCACCACAAACCGAGTGCTGCAATTGGGATACCATGGTGCACTCGATTTCCATTccaaccacataattatgtgcaacacTATCTAGATGTAACTTATCTTTGTATGGTGGCCCTTACATGATATTCAAATAAAGTAACAAGTCCATTTCAGAGTAATATTACAGACTTCCGTGCAAGTACCTTTCAGAGCTGCTGGTCCTCCTGCGGATGAGTTCCCTCAGATCTGCCTGCTCAGAGCTCTTTCTCTTGCGTCCCAGTCTGGCAGCCATTGGTAGAACACTCTTTACTGCTGCAATTGTCGCCCTCTCTATGATTTGATCTAGGGGGAGACACAAATACATAACAAGCAAATATCAACACTACTGGTATGTTGTTACAATGTCATTCTGAATTACTGTTGAATATAACTTTATGGCACTCAAACACAAGTACTAAACTGCACTAATGTACAATTTCTGCTCTCAACCATACCTTGTATGTCATCGCTGTCCCGCTCCAATTCAATGACCACCTGGTCACCAGCATCACTACCCTCACTAGACTCCACCCCTTCACCACGCCTTACTTCCTGTGGCTCAGTAGATGATACCTGGGACACTGTATGTGGCGGGGCAATGAGTACATACAGTGAGTCGACAatttacagtcatgtacacaGCTACTGGAATTTTCTATTAGGAACATTTATGCACACAATTATGCCATGCACGAGATTACAAGAATCCTCATTACttgaggccgtgccgcggccatATTAGTCtgctggtttgtttgtttgtttgtgacaggtgaatctactcacctgggtgccatatagcgctgcgtttacagcatggatagccttcacacaagtTATTGGTAGCAGATTTTGCTTTGAAAGCTTTTTTGTTGGATAAAAGcgagtaaaagctaagaagcttgattTTTTGTACGTGGCAGCTTCATGTagccatagattgaagagttagagggataggaaacggagtggtgtacgtgatgattttacattgaatctgcagtggagcctcgaaaattatccgcgctacgccctatgaacgaggctattaagcacacttttgccgggtaactcccaaagctgtgtttcctcgagacatcatctctttcagcaacttaaaacacgcctagtccatgagccacgtgtagtacttgctaatgactgaccacacccagtaaaaagagactttccaataaagttatatgttcccaaggctgttttagagctattggaacatgtaacgtgtaagcgtgttggttatgactactacaataggtatagaccttgaaatataagtgagttgcacggactaagcacagttacttgtagtttattatgcactgagtgtagaaatagatattgttgtgatggcctcgattaaaccgcagcgtagcgcggatgttactcgagataccaaccgtttcctatccctctaactcttcaatctatgacgtagctaactacacgcggcctttatccTTTATTTGAGATAGCGCAGACTACATATTTACAGCTgcagtgatcccgtaccaggaacaatggaacagggtcactaaagtagaaagctggaaTTATGATTGTGGATTGTGAGCATACCCCACAGGAGGCattctaagactccaggcttctttgcacTGCTAGCACTACTAAAACTCTATTCTCACATTCTCAAAAGTCTCAGCCTCTGAGTCTGTAATTGCTCCCGTACGTTACTTGCAGCTTCCATGATCATACATACTATTGTAATaacactcttctggtttctacAGATCTTTGTGATTTATGTCAATAACCGgattagcacttcagtgctctagttataatGATTTGAACACAAAGGGCAATCATGTAAACAATACACTgcaccatgtacatgtagagctaCAGTTTACGTGTTATAGCacttatataataattatacctgcagTTTTCTTCGGCGACTTCTTAGTTGACAGAAACTTGTCAAGGTCTTCTTTCTTCACTCTGAGGACCCTCTTGACAACGCCTCCTTCCTCTCGCCGGGCAACTAAAGCATTAATTGGTTGTGTTATTCAATATGCtgtcctataataatatacacacACGATGATACATGATGAGCACACACTGTACCTTTAAccttaggtacatgtacatcttccTCAGTCTCGTCGCTGGGTCTCTTGCGGCCCAGTCCTAGGAGGGCCTTTTGAAGCAGGCGTCCACCACCTTTCTCACCAAGCTGAGGTCTGTGTGTGGGTAAAGGGTGTGAATTGCATGACATCGTAATGAATGTGTACATGCTTGTTTTCACCTTACATTATATACAAGTACAATGTAGCAATTAGCTTTGTTTAAACTGAAGATATTGATTAGTACAACACTACACGAGAAAGctagtacacatgcatgtatgtacagccgcatgcatgtagttttgTGCATCAATAATAGCATAAATGCACCGTTTCATGATCTTGACCACACTTGACAGCGAAGTGGACACTCTCTCCTTCTCGTCCTCACTTGACTCAGAATCGTTGTCATAGTGACCATACCGTCCACCCTTGCCCTGTTTATTCCTCTCTTCACGACGCTGGGCTATGAAAGCACGGAGGTCCTGGTCACGAGTGGAGTCAGGCTGTAACGATGTGTGGGTGGCGGTTATTGAGGGagcagtgtgcatgtggtttTTGTTAGGGATGGGACAGTGTAACGAAGGGTGGATTTTAGTTCACAAAGGGATATAGCTTAAAAAAAGCATTTCACAGAGCTCAAACTTGCAGTCTGTCAACAGATAAATGTCAATTATCTAACCATTATGCATCGTGTGTGACCGCTCATTGAATGTCTTTTAGTCAGACAAAATGTCAGGTTCAGCAGCTGCTGTTCTATAGTTCTAGCACTAATAAGAAGTCTTAGAATACGTTCTAGTAGCTTAGGCGTACATGTTTAATATACTCAAGAAGTTTAGAAAACTGTATGACAAAGAATTCCATACTGCCATGCAAACGAAGAAGGTTCAATCAGAGACAGATTCCAAAGAGGTAAGCCTACTTCACAGGCCAAGGACACAAGCAATGATCAAGTTGATTTTTAGGACTAACAATAGTCACTGGATACTCTTAGATTCAGATGCAGACTGTTGATTAGTATGGAGGGTTTACAATGTATATCACACAAAGGCCCATAATGTTAAAAAACAAAAAGCTCACTTTAACATTGTGGCTCCTCTTTTTCATTGTCAACCTTGACCTTTGACCATCACGTTCACTTCTAAGTCTATCGCTTCTTCTACTCTCATCGACAATTTCCCCTTCTGCTGTATCACGTGACATCATTGACTCGCCTTGTGATTCTCGGATATGCAGCTCAGAAGATGCTTTCTTCTCTTTGGTTCCAGGAAGGGTGATCACTTTTGGTTTAGAATCATCAACTTCTTCATCAGAAACTGAGTAAATtcgtgttgtgtgtgcgtgagtgtagGGGGTGGGGGGGAGAAGAAAGTCATAGCACTGTGAATACAGTATGTCACCAGGCTTTGGTGAGAACATTGCACTCCTTGCTTTTACAAAAAGATTACGATATTGTACATTAAAAAAATGTAGAGTCTAAGTAAGTACCAATTTCACAATGTAATAACACTCGTAAACACTCGTAGCTTAGACCACTAGCCCCACCATAATTGCCACTAAACTTTTTGCCATCTTTACCTGCCTTCAGCTCTCCCTCATCAGTATCCTCTAACAACTCAGGAGTGCTCGCGACCCTCTGCAGCCAATCACTGAACGCATCCGTATTGTTCCCTAGGAACAGTTGCAGGTCATTCTTAATCTGCAGCATGGTCTTCTTGTTGGCCAACATGACTATGATGTAGTCAGGGAGCTCGTTGTCAATGTACGCATTGTACTGCTTGAGCTTGGCGATAATACCATCCTACATGTATTAGTATGAAGGGTAAATTGGCAAATGAGGCAATTAATTGAACTAAGAGCAGCAATTTTTAATTTGACGATCATGCTGTATGGTATTATTGATCACGTGTGATATACTGaggactataatttatattatatAAAAACCCTAACCCTCTGGGACTGAGTATTACCAGGAGTCAAGCTATAAAACATTGGCAATAATTTTGGTGACTCTCACCTCGATTCTCGCCAAATTACGTACTTACGGTACATAATTGTGCGGTGATAGGTTCACAAATAAACATAGAGCTCAAAAAGTGAGACTATGAATGACTACTactgtatgtacgtatatgtatCAGTAAAAAGCACAAagaaccataattatggtgtctGAATGTGTGCATCATACACAGTAATACATACTCGAAGCTTTTGATTATTGATATCCATTCCTTCACAATTTGACAGCCAATGATCCTTTTTATAAAGCAATGCAGTACAGTGTGGAATAAAATGTAGCTAGAGTTGAACACGTGGGTCACGTGAATtcgacacacagacacaagaTCCAGATTGTCACATgatttcaattataattacgtGTC of Halichondria panicea chromosome 9, odHalPani1.1, whole genome shotgun sequence contains these proteins:
- the LOC135342040 gene encoding zinc finger CCCH domain-containing protein 14-like → MDINNQKLRDGIIAKLKQYNAYIDNELPDYIIVMLANKKTMLQIKNDLQLFLGNNTDAFSDWLQRVASTPELLEDTDEGELKAVSDEEVDDSKPKVITLPGTKEKKASSELHIRESQGESMMSRDTAEGEIVDESRRSDRLRSERDGQRSRLTMKKRSHNVKPDSTRDQDLRAFIAQRREERNKQGKGGRYGHYDNDSESSEDEKERVSTSLSSVVKIMKRPQLGEKGGGRLLQKALLGLGRKRPSDETEEDVHVPKVKVARREEGGVVKRVLRVKKEDLDKFLSTKKSPKKTAVSQVSSTEPQEVRRGEGVESSEGSDAGDQVVIELERDSDDIQDQIIERATIAAVKSVLPMAARLGRKRKSSEQADLRELIRRRTSSSESTRFVVTLDGTDDPYQDDDLEDKGTQNEQDAHGNVRERCRFWPNCKNGDSCSYIHPTVPCKLFPDCKYGKRCLYVHPQCKFDSRCTRSDCPYLHTAPRHLALKPTAVPMPSPVPMFKPKFGPTFSYLSSSGGGQKFPEKSALTWTPNKSPHNSERKFAVPDDQTTSVPV